In Amblyraja radiata isolate CabotCenter1 unplaced genomic scaffold, sAmbRad1.1.pri scaffold_1224_ctg1, whole genome shotgun sequence, the genomic window ATGTCGCCGGTCTGGGCGCACTGCGTGGGCAGGGGAACGGCGACCACATTACGGTTCATGGCAGCGGGCCGGGACAATTTGATCAACGTGATGTAGTTGTCCCTGGTGTAGTAATCATATTTGGGATGTCTGATCACCATCTCCGATTCGATGAACTGTTCCGACCCCTCCGTAGCCGTGATCACATCCTCGCCCAGACGAATCTGGAGTTTTCTACGAACAGACCGGAAtaccagatcacccctcatcctcctgcgctccaaggaatagagtcccagcccgctcaacctctccctagagcgcacaccctctagtcctggcaacatcttcggtgggccgaaggacctgtttccgagctgtcgggggggggggggggttgaagggagggatggggggagatagATGGGGGAAGGTGGTGTGGGGGCCTGAGGGGACCGGGTCACAGAGACGGGGAGGGAATGTAGGGaatgtaggggaggggaggagggggttagaGCGCGGGTGAAGGGGGTGAACCAAGGCGCCGACGCACggaggctgccatgtcctccacatggattgaccTGCTCCGTGCGCACTTTGAACCAATGTCCTtccgtgcaaccccccccccccccccccccat contains:
- the LOC116969798 gene encoding trypsin-like — encoded protein: AAPTVDVNIVGGYECRKHAVPWIVSINVGHHLCGGSLINPRWVVAAAHCDSSKLQIRLGEDVITATEGSEQFIESEMVIRHPKYDYYTRDNYITLIKLSRPAAMNRNVVAVPLPTQCAQTGDMCLISDWGRTRNP